From the Eschrichtius robustus isolate mEscRob2 chromosome 3, mEscRob2.pri, whole genome shotgun sequence genome, the window GGATGGTCATTCCTCTCCAGCTGGGAGGTTGTCCTCAATCCGCCTGATGAACCTCATCCGGATTTCTGTCACACCGTCTCCTTTCAGGGTGTCCTGGACAAATTTGGCCTCCACAGCCATCTGGACCTGGGGGACAGTGCGAAAATGAAGGGGCGGCTGCCTAGCCACAGCCTCTGGGAAACCACCAGGGATGGAGCTATAACTGTCTCATCCACAGTAGCCTAAACAAGGGGGCTGGTTTCCACATGGACAAGATTGCCAGTTTCTGTGCAGAAGGCAGTGGCCCCCACCCAATAAGGGAGACTTAGCAAAGAACACTCACAAATCAAACTGTCACCAAATAAGCCAATCTGGGAACAGATGTTCCCGGGCTCTGAGGGCTGAGCGCACCACCTCCCAGCCTAGCAGGGAGCATCAACACCACGTGGAGATTTCCAACTTGGATCCTACACTTGGCAGCTTCACCGCCTCAGGCAGCGAAGCACTGGGGTGAGCTAAAAGCCCTTATTTCACTCTCCCATTCATTCgttcaaacatttattaagacccTACTACATTTCAGGTGTCTCAGAAGGTAAAGAGCTGCACTCACCATCTCCAAGGCTCCTCGCAACACCCCACACAAGAGATTGGAATAAATAAGGGATGAGTGGTTATCAGGAAGTTCCACAAAGTCCACCAAGGgattattttccaaaatgaggGAGAATTCGTCACCAGCTGGGCTCCAATTGGTGATGCTTGGAGTGATGCCCAAGTACATCTTGAACGCCACCTGTCAAAAAACACACAATGGCACTATGAGGAAGAGCAGTAGGGGCTGTACAACAGGGAAGGT encodes:
- the TRAPPC3 gene encoding trafficking protein particle complex subunit 3 encodes the protein MSRQANRGTESKKMSSELFTLTYGALVTQLCKDYENDEDVNKQLDKMGYNIGVRLIEDFLARSNVGRCHDFRETADVIAKVAFKMYLGITPSITNWSPAGDEFSLILENNPLVDFVELPDNHSSLIYSNLLCGVLRGALEMVQMAVEAKFVQDTLKGDGVTEIRMRFIRRIEDNLPAGEE